The sequence CTATTGGTCAAATAGAATACTAATGAAAAGAACATAGCAGCCAATGTTAAATTAATTAAAGCAAGAGGAGTAATCCCATTATTCATTCCGTGGAGAGCTGTAAAAATTATCGAATTTATAATAATAGCCGGCCAAATACCAAGTTTCACTGACAATAAATTCATTAAAAACCCTCTACATAACAGTTCTTCGGTAAATCCTTGTAAAACGTACGCTAAGAACAATATGAATATTTCTAGCCAAATAATTTGATTATTAACACTAGTTGATAATGAGCCGATTGCAAAATTAACGACATATACTGAAAGCAGCAATATTAACCCTATCCCTAGCCCAGAAAGATATTTATATATAAATTCTTTTCCAGTGATTCCAAGTGACGAAAGTGATCGCTTATAGTAATACCTATTTACTAGTAGTACTAGGATAAACATTACTGGGAACAAAGACATACCTAAAAGCGTCAGCATAAGAGGTGTCCTATTTCCTAATGAAGACACGATAATGGGTGCAACAAGCTGTACAATTTGAATTGAAAAATAGAAGATCAGTATAGTCCAAATAATTGGGCCCCACCATTTATTTTTTGAAGTTTGTTTTTTGGTAAGTGCCATACTATTGTTTAATTTCATGTGAATATATCCCCTTTTATATTTTTTATTTAGATGAAGTTATCTCAAATTACCTTCATAGTGGCAAAATTATTTTATAGTGTCATTGCCACTTATTGTTTATGAAAAATTTATTTTATCTCCACTTGATGTTTATTTGTTATTCCCCTGTCTACTCTTTTCTTTTAATCTATTTGTAGAAAAGGGTCTTGATTATGTAGCTTTCAATCGAACTATCCGAAAAAGCCGTCCTTGCAATCATGCAGGCAATGGCGTGATTGAAAAAAGTATACGTGTCCGCACGTCCTGTATCTCATAACTTTAAAGAAACCATGCTACATATTTTATATATGCTTCGGGCTATTCTCATAATCGCAGAATTAACAGTACCTTCACTTACTTGCAGACTGACGTATTTGGTCATAAAAACTGATTGCTTGACATAAAAAATTTTCACAAAAAGATCCTTATCTATTGACTTAGATTTAACCTTTGATTGGGTTGCTCTACATCTTTTCTTTTTTAAATTTTTATACCCCTTTCCTAAATGATTTTTCTGCTAGCCAGTTTAGTTTAAATTAAGTCTAGTTAACAAACAATTATTCTTAAGGCTTATTTATAAAAATTTAAGCTCTTTTGCAAAGTTCAAAAAGAAAGGGCAAACAATGTTAAGTCATGGATATCTTATACAAGGATTTCCAGTAACCCATTAATTTCTTAAGAAAATACACAATAACTACTGACTAACACGCACTTAATAAGCAAAACCAAGCTATTAACTTTTTCATTTTTTTATCTTTCTAATTCTTTATTATTTTTATTTTATAAATGGTTAGTCTAAATACTTCAATTTATTTTGATAACTCTGCTTTCTTTCAATATATCCATGATTTTAAAATAGGTATTTTTTAAATCTTTCGATGCAACAATATAGAAAACCAGACGCCCTTTATAGATTCTTTTTTCTTTGTTAAGTATTGCCTTGTTTTTGATACTGCCTAATTGTCGTTTTTTCATATTTTGCTTGATATTTATGGGTTTCAAGAATTAGATTACTTACTAGCTGACGTAATTTTTATCTTGAACGTCTTTAAAAGAAGGGTAATTCAAAACTTCAACTTAAATATTATTTCAACACTTACTTTAGTTAAAAGTTTACATTGCTGCTCCTATTTTGGTCATTTGACGAAACACAAGCACAGCCGATTTTTGACGTTTTTCATCCTATTTCCTTTCTGATTAATTTACATCTTAATTTTTATAACTAAAATCCCGGAATATTACTATCGCGTTTCGCGATTTTTAAGCACTCCTTATTTTTATGGCTTCTTAAATTTAAAAATGAGATTTTTTCTCATAGCTAGTCCACTTATATAAAACCAGTAATACTCCTCTACCTGTCTTTAATGTTCCAACTCTTTTCGTGTTAATACTTCAATTTTACGTTAATTATTGTTTTATCAATTTTTCTAAAAAAAGAACCATGCATTAACACTTAGACTGAGGGAATTAAAAGGTAATAATACAAATAGCATAATCTGTGCAGGTACATCTGACTATATGCCTTATCTAAAAAATTATGGACAATATTTTTCACCTATAGCTAAAATTGGAATGAACGAAAAATATCTTGATTCCTCGGAAAATAGGTCTCGTTCAGAAATAAAAGAACATTCTTTTGGTTTATTCAAAACATAATCTATCAAACTTATAAAAGCCACCTAGTTTTTCTAGGTGGCTTCTTCAGGTAATTTGTTATCTTTTATTTCAAAATCAATGATATTATCTGTGTTATTCTCTATTTGATTCAAATACTTTCTTAAATCAACATTAACAATATATGGACTATTCGTCACAATATAGATTTGCTTTCTTAATTGAGCTATTTTTTCATCTGACAACTCTAACTTATCTAAATGAGATAAGAATTCGTCTTCTTTTTTCTTTCTTCTTATTCTTACTTTTCTAGGAGATACATAACTAGGTTCGTTTTCATATAAATGAATAATCAATTTTTTATATCTTGATTTCAATAAAACCTCAGCAATCTTTTCCCACCAATGTTTATCTGTCGAACCGATTGACATCCCAAAAACTACAATAATATCACTTTTTTCGATAGTATTCTCTGCGTCTCTACGCATATATTCTCTATTATTTACAAGTGAATCTGGCTTTAGCAAATCTTCTAAATCATCTTTTTCAAAAAAATCTGGAGCTAATTGGCTCTCATCATTCAATCCTAATGTTAAAAATCGGTCAATTACTCCATGCACATTGATAATCGCTTTGTTAAAATTTTGATTAGGGAATGAATTATTGAAACTATTACTCTTTGTATTCTTACTAGAATTTTGAAGGACTATTTGTAAACTGTTTGTGTAGTTGAAAGATATAACCCGATAATTAAAATGACTATTAGTGTTATCAATTAACATAGATTTAATTTCATCATGATCTTGTTCAAATACACCGTGAAAAAAATTATCCATAGTGGTAAAAAGTATTTCTGAGAAGTCCTCATTAATTTGAACATCATCTTGTATTTGAATACCTTTAAGATAATCATTTAAATCTTCTCGTAGAGTTTCAAAATCGTCTAAAAAGTTGTCAGCTAAATTGGTATCCTGATTTTCTTCCTTTAAACGTTTCGTAAATACTCCCAACTGAAATTCCAAATCAGCCCAAGTTTGGATATTATCTTTTGATTTATAAATTTCAGAATAAATCATATTATCAATCTTCGAAACAAACGTTTCATCTATTTTTTGGGACCAATCTAAAGAATATTTTTTCTTTAAAATATATTCATAAAAATGAATATATGAAGTTTGTAACCCACATTGAATGTCAAAGCCATTTCCCAATAAAAAAGTAATATTCATCCTACCACTCCCAATTAATTATCTACTTTATTATACATTCAAACAAAACAAATCACAAATAAGTATGAAACCTTCACAAAAAATATCGGACTTATATTTTTAAAGTTTTATTTTGGTTTATAGACAAAAACATACAGTATATCTATTTAAAATTAACAACACACACAATTTAGCCTTCATTTTAAATAAAATTATCACCTCAAATTCATCAAAGCACTCGTTTTAATAGACTTCTCAATAAAATCTTCACTATTTAACGTCTGAACATATCTTTGAGTCATTTTAATTGAACTATGCCCCATATTTAAGCTTAACGTATAAATATCTAGTCCGTTTCGTAATTGCATACTTGTATAAGTATGTCTTAACGTATGACCTGAAAAACGGACACAATCTCTTATATCAATTTGCTTCTTTATTTCTTGTATAATCTGCCAAATACTTTTTTCATTCAATTTTTTACCTAGATTACTGACAATAAAAGGATTTCCTTCTAACAGCCCATATTTTCTTTTCTTAATTCGTTGATATTTTATTATTTCTTTTTTTAGAATTGGACTAACAGCGACGGCTCTATCCTTATTATTTTTTGATTTTCTAATAATTATTTGATTATTCATAATATCTTCATCTCGTATCTCGCAAACTTCGCTAATCCTCACCCCACATTCAATCATCAACATCAATATCGCAACATTTCTTTGTGCTATATGTTTGTATGGGTGTTTTTTATAGCAACTGTTAGCATTTGTTTAATTTCACAGTCATTTAAAGGATTGATTACTTTTCTTTCTTCTTTTAATCTTTCAATATCAACAAACGGATTATACTCAATATATTTTTCAATTAACATATAGTCAAATAACTTCTTTAATCTGCTAATACTTACATTGATTGTCGAT is a genomic window of Vagococcus entomophilus containing:
- a CDS encoding site-specific integrase codes for the protein MLMIECGVRISEVCEIRDEDIMNNQIIIRKSKNNKDRAVAVSPILKKEIIKYQRIKKRKYGLLEGNPFIVSNLGKKLNEKSIWQIIQEIKKQIDIRDCVRFSGHTLRHTYTSMQLRNGLDIYTLSLNMGHSSIKMTQRYVQTLNSEDFIEKSIKTSALMNLR
- a CDS encoding CPBP family intramembrane glutamic endopeptidase — protein: MKLNNSMALTKKQTSKNKWWGPIIWTILIFYFSIQIVQLVAPIIVSSLGNRTPLMLTLLGMSLFPVMFILVLLVNRYYYKRSLSSLGITGKEFIYKYLSGLGIGLILLLSVYVVNFAIGSLSTSVNNQIIWLEIFILFLAYVLQGFTEELLCRGFLMNLLSVKLGIWPAIIINSIIFTALHGMNNGITPLALINLTLAAMFFSLVFYLTNSLILVGAIHTAWNFLLGPVIGMAVSGGETSISVFQTVPDMQKSLYNGGDFGLEGGVIVTVILTMCCIMIYKMISKKNNMLHG
- a CDS encoding AbiH family protein, translated to MNITFLLGNGFDIQCGLQTSYIHFYEYILKKKYSLDWSQKIDETFVSKIDNMIYSEIYKSKDNIQTWADLEFQLGVFTKRLKEENQDTNLADNFLDDFETLREDLNDYLKGIQIQDDVQINEDFSEILFTTMDNFFHGVFEQDHDEIKSMLIDNTNSHFNYRVISFNYTNSLQIVLQNSSKNTKSNSFNNSFPNQNFNKAIINVHGVIDRFLTLGLNDESQLAPDFFEKDDLEDLLKPDSLVNNREYMRRDAENTIEKSDIIVVFGMSIGSTDKHWWEKIAEVLLKSRYKKLIIHLYENEPSYVSPRKVRIRRKKKEDEFLSHLDKLELSDEKIAQLRKQIYIVTNSPYIVNVDLRKYLNQIENNTDNIIDFEIKDNKLPEEAT